The sequence below is a genomic window from Hyalangium ruber.
CGGTGGAGGCCTGGCCGGACCTCTTCGCCACCTGGGCCTCGGAGCTCAAGCGCAAGGTGGACGTGGGCCGGGACGTGCGCAGCGAGCTGCTGGAAGGCGCCGGACTCCTGGAGGGCGCCGCCGAGCGCGCCCGCGCCTTCAGCACCGAGGATGCCCAGGTGCTCGCCGAGGCGGCACGGAAGCTGAAGCAGCCGCCCTCTCCCGATCTCATCGCCGTGGCGCTGGCGCCGGAGCTGGCGCGCGCCGCGGGCCGGTACGCGGATCGCTCCCTGGCCACCCAGTACGAGCGCGTGCTCGAGGTGTTCGTGGAGCGGGAGAAGGCACGCACCGGTGCCTGGTACGAGTTCTTCCCACGCTCGGCCCTGCGTGATGGCCGCACCCACGGCACCTTCAAGGACGCCGAGGCGTGGCTGCCGTACGTCCAGTCCCTCGGGTTCGACATCATCTACCTGCCGCCGATCCACCCCATCGGCGTCACGGCGCGCAAGGGCAAGAACAACAGCCTCAAGGCGGAGCCGGGAGAGCCGGGCAGCCCGTGGGCCATCGGCGCCAAGGAAGGTGGCCACAAGGCGATCAACCCCGCCCTGGGCACGCTGGCGGACTTCCGCCACTTCCTGCAGGCCGCCGATGTCCACGGCATCGAGATCGCGCTGGATCTGGCCTTCCAGTGCTCGCCGGATCACCCCTACGTGAAGGAGCACCCGGAGTGGTTCCTGCGCCGCCCGGACGGCACCATCAAGACGGCGGAGAACCCGCCCAAGCGCTACGAGGACATCGTCAACTTCGACTGGATGGGCCCGGGGCGTGACACGCTCTGGCCCGAGCTCGAGTCGGTGGTGCTGCACTGGGTGACGCAAGGGGTGCGCATCTTCCGCGTGGACAACCCGCACACCAAGCCGCTCCAGTTCTGGGCCTGGCTCATCCGCCGCGTGCAGGAGGTCCACCCCGAGGTCGTCTTCCTCTCCGAGGCCTTCACCCGCCCCAAGGTGATGAAGGCGCTGGCGAAGATCGGCTTCAGCCAGTCCTACACCTACTTCACGTGGCGCAACTTCAAGCAGGAGATCGAGGAGTACCTCACGGAGATCACCTCTCCGCCCGTCTCCGAGTACTTCAAGGGCAACCTCTGGCCCAACACGCCGGACATCCTCCCGGAGATGTTGCAGCGCAGCGGCCCGGGGGGCTTCCGCCTCCGCGTGGCGCTGGCGGCCACCCTCTCCTCCTCGTACGGCATCTATTGCGGCTACGAGCTGTGCGAGGCGCGTGGCCTGCACGGCAAGGAGGAGTACCTCGACTCGGAGAAGTACCAGCTGGTGGCGTGGGATCTCGATCGGCCCGGCAACATCCGGGAGTGGATCACCAAGCTGAACGCGGCCCGAAAGCAGCACCGGGCGCTCCAGCTCTACGACAACCTGCGCTTCTACACGTCGGACAACGAGCGGGTGCTCTTCTATGGCAAGCGCACCGAGGACGGCAGCAGCCAGGTGCTCGTCACGGTGAGCCTGGATCCGCACTCGGCCCAGGAGGCGGTGCTCACCGTGCCCCTGGCGGAGCTGGGCATCCACCCGGACGAGACGTACCAGGTACACGAGTTGATGACGGACGAGCGTCGACTCTGGCAGGGTCCGCACGCCCAGGTGCGCCTCACCCCCGAGCAGCCCGCCGCCATCTGGGCGGTGTACCGCTTCCGCAAGTCCGAGCACGCGTTCGACTACTACGAGTAGTTCCTCCGAGAGGCGTATGGAACAGGACCCGCTTTGGTACAAGAAGGCCCTCATCTACGAGCTGCACATCCGCGCGTTCCATGATTCGAACGGCGACGGCCACGGTGACATCCCCGGGTTGATCGAGAAGCTGCCGTACCTGGAGGACCTGGGGGTGGACTGTCTCTGGCTGCTTCCCCACTACCCCTCGCCGCTGAGGGACGACGGCTACGACATCGCCGACTTCTACGGCATCCACCCGGACTACGGCACGCTGGCCGACTTCCAGCGCCTGGTGGAGGCCGCGCACCAGCGCAACATCCGCATCATCACCGAGCTGGTGGTCAACCACACCAGCGACCAGCACCCCTGGTTCCAGGAGTCGCGCAGGGATCCGAAGAGCCCCAAGCGCAACTGGTACGTGTGGAGCGACGCGGACGACAGGTACCAGGGCACGCGCATCATCTTCCTGGACACGGAGCGCTCCAACTGGACGTGGGATCCGG
It includes:
- a CDS encoding alpha-1,4-glucan--maltose-1-phosphate maltosyltransferase; protein product: MNSRIGSVVIESVRPEVDGGRSGVKRVVGDTFTVKADLFKEGHDILVAVVRWRQSSPAAQQTQWSEVPMRALGNDLWAADFPLARNGRYEYTVEAWPDLFATWASELKRKVDVGRDVRSELLEGAGLLEGAAERARAFSTEDAQVLAEAARKLKQPPSPDLIAVALAPELARAAGRYADRSLATQYERVLEVFVEREKARTGAWYEFFPRSALRDGRTHGTFKDAEAWLPYVQSLGFDIIYLPPIHPIGVTARKGKNNSLKAEPGEPGSPWAIGAKEGGHKAINPALGTLADFRHFLQAADVHGIEIALDLAFQCSPDHPYVKEHPEWFLRRPDGTIKTAENPPKRYEDIVNFDWMGPGRDTLWPELESVVLHWVTQGVRIFRVDNPHTKPLQFWAWLIRRVQEVHPEVVFLSEAFTRPKVMKALAKIGFSQSYTYFTWRNFKQEIEEYLTEITSPPVSEYFKGNLWPNTPDILPEMLQRSGPGGFRLRVALAATLSSSYGIYCGYELCEARGLHGKEEYLDSEKYQLVAWDLDRPGNIREWITKLNAARKQHRALQLYDNLRFYTSDNERVLFYGKRTEDGSSQVLVTVSLDPHSAQEAVLTVPLAELGIHPDETYQVHELMTDERRLWQGPHAQVRLTPEQPAAIWAVYRFRKSEHAFDYYE